The Hordeum vulgare subsp. vulgare chromosome 7H, MorexV3_pseudomolecules_assembly, whole genome shotgun sequence DNA window GAACATGAAAGATGAGAATTTTTATATCTTCTTGTTGTTAGAATTTAGTCCATGCCATGATAGATGCCATGATGAGTTGTTATATGACATATATtcgaccaagcacgaagaaagatGTCACTTCTCTATATTCATGACGATGTTGTGTAACGGTTCCTTCATTGCTATTAATAGCTAACGTCGAGTTGAATGAAAAATATAAAATTAAAATGAAAACCTAAATGAAAAACAATTGAatgacaaacgcaaaaagaaaaggaaaacacaaaataaaaccatgaaaccctccaaaacccctccTCTAGAAAAAACCCAACGcttcttttagtcccggttgatgttaCCAATCGGGACTGAAAGTCCTCATGTTTGAACGCTACATACCGGCCACGTGAAGCTCCTTTAGGCCAGGTTTCTGGCACGACCGGGACTAAAAAGGGGACCTTTAGTCCAGATTGATTAATCCCGGTTGcacaactgggactaaagacccttacgAATTGGGATTAAAGCCCTGTTTTATTAATAGTGCTTCTGAAAAGAACACAACCTATTTTCATGAATTTTATTCAATTTATTTAAATCCAGTTTAAAGCGTACACGGTTAGTGTTTGATGGCCGGTTCTCGCATTCGTGTCGGCCGAACCGGTTTCTTGTCCGCACACggatatctctccctaataataaagcacgcagtGCTTCTTCCGTCCGTCGTCGTCGTTTTGCAAAAAACACCCTGGATTTTCCTGAAATCAActcgcagtccggatttaagtgagaaacgaatcgtttttttttgtttttacaaGAAACCCCCTGTGCTTTcccgaaatcaacccgcagtacatAATACAGTGAgagaacgaatcgttttttggattttttgtagaAACCTCCTTCAGTTTTCATAAAATAAACCCGAAGTACATACTTGAGTAAAAAACCAATCATTTTCCGTATGTTTTCGGAAACACCCCTacagtttttaattaattaatctgtAGTTTAATTATAAATGCAAAGTACTTTCAAAATTTATATCTTTTAAACGATAACTCCAATTTTacattattatatatgaaattttattagaaaaatatgtagaatctgaatataatgttagtttatctatttaattttttaaaattctgtttataatgtaattttaatcaataatgatgcgcacaatctaaatataatgttattttatttatttaataatttttatataatacttatgctgtaattttaatcaatagcgtACAATCCATTTTTCATAACGAGGCCAATCTGTGTTGTTAATTAATCCGCGATCTAATTATAATTAACAAATACTTGAAAGaattatatcttttaaactgtaactctaattttaaattattacatATGAACTTTCATTCAAAAAATGTGTTGAATCGAAATCTAATGTATCTCACCTATTTAATTTTTAAAATTtctatttataatgtaatttgaatctatagtgatgcgtataatctaaatatgatgttattttacttatttaacAATTTTTAAATTCTATTTATGCAGTAAGTTTAAAAAGATATCTCAAGTCATGATTATTAGGTTAAAACGTGTTGTATGGTttgcttccgttgcaacgcagggCTTTTTTGCTAGTAGAAACAAATTTACGTGTCAGCATTGGAGTGAGTCGTTTTCCTTTCAATCGACGCCGTTCGTTCACAACGACACAAGACGGTCTCTGGATGGAGTGAGTCGTCTTCCTTTCATTCAATCAAACCAAATGAATCGACGACGGGACCGTGGCCCGGGGAGAGTTTTCAGTTAGCTGGCGGTTGTTGCGCCCCGCCACGCCCAGAGACTGCTAACAATAATCCGGGTCCGGGGAGCCCCGGAAGTTTGTTGAATGCACGCATGGTTGCCTGCACTGCACGCCACACACCCACACGCACGCACAGAGGGAGAAAACCCCGCAGGCATGCAGCAGCTTATCGCCGGGcagtgaacacacacacacacagagcggTGCATCTGCTGGCGAATTAAATTCTGGCAGGTAGCTAGGTTGGGAGTCGGGTGGCCAGAAATCGCCAACCACTCGGCTTAAACGGGTCAAACCTCAAACTCCAACGGGGAAGGGAAGGGGGAGGACCCGGACCAACCCGCCATGCCACCCTACCTTACTATACCTTGCCTCGCCTCGACCCGTTGCTATCTCTCCATGTGTCCATTGTTCATTTTTCTGGCGAATTAAAGCATCTTCAGTAGACGATGCCAACTTGAAGATGTAAAAATTTACATTTAAATTTTTTATATAATTTACATGTTTAAAAAAGAAGCAACTCCAACGGATGTTGTACATCGGAGATGTAAAAGAGTAACTTTAATAGGGGCGGACCCACGTTCATCGGAGTGGGGGCCTAGGACCCCACTCAAAATATGAAACTCTAatgatatttttttgaattttttgtcaaAACTATGTAAATTTGTACAAAGCATTGCCCCCACTCCTATAGTTTGCACCCACTTAAAATTGTTCCTAGGTCTACCCCTGCCAACGACCGAGAAACCGCTGGTTCGATAGGTTGCGGTGGTCGTGCGGCCACACTACTAGCTTTGGCGGCGGGCATCAGCTACCAGGGAACCTCTGAATTGGTCGCTCGATAATTGGCGAGAGGACTAAAATCAATGGGTCGTCGACGGCTAGGGCGACGCGTCTGGCAGGGCGATAGGCCGCAGGGTCACGACGGCGTCGGGGATGAAAGGACGGACGACGCCGACATTTTCAGGCACAAATCACCGACGATGGAGGCCGGCGATTGTTGGCAGCTAGGGCAACAATGCTAGCGGCAAGGATGGGCGGTGGTGTCGAGGCGGGGGTCGGGGATGAACGGACGGGAAACGAGCCGGCATTTCCGAGCAAAAATTGCCGGCGGCAGAGGTAGATGGGCGGAAGTGAAATGAACGCGCTTAGGCGGTAGGCGCGCGACCATCAGTTTTGCATTTTCTGTAGGTGAAGATGCAAATATACACTTCAAAATGTTGTATTTTACATCTTTGAAAGAAGGAGATTTTTTCTTCATCTACAACATTTGTTGGAGTAGGGTTTCCAAAATCTTAAAGATGTAAAAGTTAGTTATTTATTAAATATACATTATCTATTAAAGATGCTCTTACGACTCGATAATTGCTACTCCAACGTACGGAACAGAACAGGCTGCGAGCTAGAGCGGGGTGtgtgtggaggggggggggggggcgtgtaCAGATGAATGTCAAATATATACAGTTTATAATACGGAGTGCACATTTAGTTGACGCGACACGAGGCTAGCTAACCGAATTTCGCACATGAAAGGGATGGGATTAAAATTCTGCCTTTCTTTTTCCCCATCACGGTGGCCATTAATGCCATTTCTGTACAGATGAACGGGGTGCACATGAGGCTCAACATCCACGCAGACCCACCCAACGGGGTTCAATTAGCGTTTAGATGTTTAAGCTCGATGGATGGATCCGATTAATTGGTATCTTCATGatattaatatatattttttccaGTAAAAAATATGATGGATCCGGTACGAGTTAAGGTTCGGGTCCTAACGAGATACCGGCGCTTACATTCTTATGAATTGTTTCAGGCTTTTCAGCGATGGTCATACATTGAAAGACAGCGTTTCAGTTGACTGTGAGATGTCTATGATAACTTGACCTAAAACAATGAAATATTTTTGGCTGCCCCCATAAAAAGGTAACTTGACCCATTAACCAAAATCCAACATTACACACATttcataataataataacaataacaacaacaacaacgaggtacACCAAAACTATCGTCCAAAAGAGCACAAGAGGACAACCTGTTCTTTAACATCTCATCGCTCGCCCCCCTTCATCGGGAAGGGGATGTTGATTGGATCGATGGTAATTTCTGAACACCGACACATTTTCCCAAACACCATAGGTGGAGAGACGAACCTAATTACCCTAAACTAATGACGACACACAAGGCAAGGTACCGGGGTTCCCCTCCCTCGTACCGTCACCTGGGCCAGTTGATGGAGGTGAACCCCTAGGCCAACCGATGTTTTGGTTAAAAAAAGTGCAACATTGACAATCACATTTTAAAAGTTTGACACTAACTCTTACTGATGGTACTAGGGGGTCGAAGAGAATGCCGAAAGTACCAAGAAGTGCAATAATTTTCAACGTTGCCAAACCTAGAGGGTAGGCCGTGTGGACCGTGCCCCACTCGTAGTTTTAAGACTTACTATCATATAATATTTTGGGCCACAAACCCACGGTCCTAGCAGCCGAGTAGCATAGCCCACCATCTATTCCTCCCACATATTTGTGTCACCTAAATCGCTCGACCACCACTCAATTAGACCCTCCCTTGCCATTGCCGTAAGAGCCCCCTTCCCCGTGCGTTCACTTTGTTGTCGCTCCCTAGTCGACACCGCTCCACTCAAGGGCTCAACCAACACACACCGTTGCATAGTCTTCCCCTATCCTCAACCGTCACTGCTCGAACCGAGGCTTGATTGACCTATTGATGAAGTGATGTGTTTTGGCTCCAGACTCATCTCCATCATGCTGAATATTTTtttgaaacaagtactacaaaaaTTCAGAGAAATCTATTTTTTTTCCTAGTAGAGAATTTGATGCGTGATGTCCATTTCAAATTTCAAATTACTTGGACATCCGAGTAGCTCTCTGCAAAAAAATAAATTTAAGGTCTTTTTGAAAGTATACTATTCATGtactgtttggatcctaatttatGTTATTTACCGAGAGCTATTCAGATATTTAAAGGTAAATGCTTCTACCCGGCGCGCCGACCGAATCGTTCGGTTGATCGCGCGCGGGCCGCGCGCCTTGCTGGcagccatgcaacatttttttatcCGATTTGCTGTAACCACGTTTAATTTTGCTTCAAACGTTTGTCATTTTGCTACATTTTGTCCATTTTAAAAAGCTGCATCCACagttggttgcaactcgagttcgttggatttttgttacaaccggcgtttgacttttgctacaactgtgtaaatttttgctacaaccggcattatattttgctgcaaccgttcactaaaaaagttacatacacgttcacgtagatatttgaTACAattggcgtttgacttttgctatcacgcatcatcaacttcgtttttttgctacgatcacgtagatatttttttgctacaattatTTTTTTTGTTACAATCGTTGACGAAAATTGGTGCATCGCGTTGAAATTTGCTGCATCGAGGAAAAAAGCTCGACGGACGCGAGCGTTCGCGCCGGCGTGCCGTAGTACTGCCCATATCTAAATGGTTTGAAATTTGAAGCGCACCCATGCATCAAATTATCTACCTTGCAAAAAACATTTCATTCCTTGGTTCCCGAGTCTGCTGCCAGAGGGGCCCACGCGCAGGTGGCCAGTATTAAACCCAGGTTTCTTTTTCTCTCGTGTGTAAATcataaaccctactccttctcctaATTGAATGCCGGCATTTTTCATTTCGTTTTCGTCCTCCCTTTTTCCCACCCAACGGTACCGATGTGGTTGCCCCTCCCCGTCCTGCTCCACCCGCATTTGTCCTCATCAACTTCATTCCTCATCAAGGCGGAGGCTTTCCGGAAATATTGTTGCGATGAAGGTATACCAACCCGAGAAAATGCGAGCAACATTTCAATCAACCAATATGCTCCACCACCATATAAAAGGAGCATGAAAACAGCTTATGCTTATGCTAGTCGCGTGCGTATATATCCTAGATTTCTTGCCTTGCCTtgccttgccttgcttgctcaggACAAGGGGGAGCTGCCTGCGGCGCGTGTGAGCGGGCGTCCTTTTTAACCCCGGCAACAGCCTCCTCCCCTTTgtcacacacccacacacacagcctcctccttccttctctctctcaccgtgagagtttcagagagagagagagagaaacaggGTCGAGGCTGGTGGTGGGGGGAGGCGGTGTGAAGCAGTTATTAGGTGTGCGCGCGGTGGCCATGGACCAGGAGAGCAGCATGGGCGGCGGGCAGCTGCACGAGCAGGAGGCGGCGGCGTCGGCGgccatggcgaagaagaggaggggCAAGCAGAGGAGGTCGTCGGAGGGGAGGAAgaggcggcagcagcagcagcaggagtacCGGCTGGTGAGCTACGAGGAGCTGCCGGAGTACATGAAGGAGAACGAGTTCATCCTCAACCACTACCGATCCGAGTGGCCGCTGCTCCACGCCTTCCTCAGCGTCTTCTCCTGGCACAACGAGACCATCAACATCTGGACGCACCTCCTCgggttcttcctcttcctcggcctCACCCTCTGGCACCTCGCCCAGTACTTCCCCCAGGTCGCCCACCTCATCGGCCACCTCTCATGGTAATCACCTTCAGAATCCCTACTGTATATACTATCTTCTTCACTCAAATTGACTAGCTAATTGGACTCATTTTGGGTATTACTTTCTTACTGCAGGCCGATCTCCAAGGTCGCAGAGAATGTCTCCAGCAACATCGGCGATGTCCTCTCCGTGAGTAGTACTAGCACCTACCTGCCTGCCTGCCGTTTCTCTTTCTTCAAATACCTTTCTGCTTTTCCGTGATAATCATTAATAATTTAGTAATAGCAAGAAAATGGTATTCGCTTTGTTCGCTATTATAAGATGTTCCAAGTTTTGACATggagtatagtgaagcccgtgctgTACACGTAAAAATGTCGTGTAGGTTATATGCAAGAGGAATTTCGCATTGGAAAACTAGTGCTGCATGCTATGTCCTACACCCATAAGTGTCCTCAACTAATACGAGATGAAGGATGAAATGATCTGTCAGAGGTGAAATCCTGCTGTCTGCCAGTGGCAGGCAGATCCACATGTCTTGGAGATTCAATTCAATTGCTCACCTTTTCAGTAGCTAGCTGTGGTACTAGTAGACTGGTAGTCGCTACTGCTGCTGCCTTGGCTGTCTGCTATCTACGGGTAGATTAGATGTTCGGACTTAACTTCGATGCTGCGTGGGGCACAGGCATGCGGTTCCTGTTGCCTTCACTCGACCAACCTTGCTAGATATAAACTGCAACTTTTACAGTGCCATGACAAAAATATACACATGTTcctttcaagattcaaccacgaCAACCTTCATCTCGTCGTCGTTTTATGGCCTCTGCATCGATCGAGATCGATGCACACACGTAATCGGAAGATTAAGCGGCTGGGAAGCACCATATGTGCTTGCTTTCTGTTGATTGATGTGATCAAGCCAATCGTCCTATAGTAATAGTACCCCGGCGGGCGCCGCCTGCGTGATCCGGGAGTTTATCCCGTGTGAGACACTTTCCCTTTCTGTTGCGAGATGATGCGCCATCCGTTTTTCACATGCCATTCACAAGTCTCACGGCTGGTTCTGCCTCTGCTTGGACTGCCGGCTGGTGCACTCAACTTGCCGGGCAGCCGCACACGCATGCACGGTAAAAAAAACCCTCCGTTAACCACCTGCATCGTCACATGCATGGCACGCAATTCATGGCTGTGAATCATATGATCACACACAGCGGTGGTTGAGACTGTGGTGTCACCTTTGTCCGTTTGATGCCTCCGTTTCATCTTCTAATCATGcatgcatggtggtggtggtgagtgAGGTTTGAGTTGGCTGACATGTTTGAGTTTGACGACGTACGGCCGGTGGATGTGATTGTTTCAGGGTGCGGCGTCGTTCATGCAGGCGAGCCCGGGgctggcgatggcggcggcggcgggggtggggcCGACGACGCGGTGGCCCTTCTTCGTGTTCCTGGCGGGGGCCATGTTCTGCCTGATGAGCAGCTGCGCCTGCCACCTGCTCTCCTGCCACTCGCACCGCCTCAACCTCTTCCTCATCCGCCTCGACTACACCGGCATCGCCGTCATGATCGTCGTCTCCTTCTTCCCGCCCATCTACTACATCTTCCAGTGCGAGCCGCGCTGGCAGGTCGCCTACCTCTCCGCCATCTcgctcgccggcgccgccaccGTCTACGCGCTCATGTCCCCCCGCCTCAGCGACGCCAAGTACCGCGCCCACCGCGCCCTGCTCTTCGTCGGGATGGGCCTATCCGGCGTCGTGCCGGCCGTGCACGCCGCCGCCGTCAACTGGCACGAGCCGCGCCGGAACGTCACGCTGGCCTACGAGGGCGCCATGGCCGCCTCCTACCTCGTCGGCACCGCCTTCTACCTCACCCGCGTGCCCGAGCGGTGGAGGCCCGGGATGTTCGACCTCTGCGGGCAGAGCCACCAGATCTTCCACCTGCTTGTCATCGCCGGCGCGCTCGCGCACTACGGCGCCGCCATCGTGTTCCTCCGGGTCCGCGACGAGATGGGCTGCCCGGCCAACTGATACCGATGCGCATGCATGCCGTCGTTCACAGTACCATCAGATTCTTAGTAGTTAATGGAGACCCTCTGCATCCATCCGGGGATGGACACAACCCGATTATTGCCATCGAAATGGCATTTTACCGTGAATGCAGATGATACAACGGATCTGATCTGAGTCAGGAGGGGATTTAAGAAAGGAAGGCGTTTTGCTTGCGAGATTGGTTAATTTGTTTGTAGCAGTTAGTTATTTGTTGCAGTTTGCTGTGGTGAGTGGATTGATGATACATGGATGATATACATCAACTGTTAATTACAGCTCAGAACCTGTACATAGTGATGCTCATGGCTGTTTGTTTCATTGTATGAGatgtaaaagaagaagaaatttgtGCAGGGCAAGAGTTAGTCGTCCTGTCAAGTTTTTTATAATACAATATAGACGCAAGCGCTCATGTATATA harbors:
- the LOC123411789 gene encoding heptahelical transmembrane protein ADIPOR1-like; its protein translation is MDQESSMGGGQLHEQEAAASAAMAKKRRGKQRRSSEGRKRRQQQQQEYRLVSYEELPEYMKENEFILNHYRSEWPLLHAFLSVFSWHNETINIWTHLLGFFLFLGLTLWHLAQYFPQVAHLIGHLSWPISKVAENVSSNIGDVLSGAASFMQASPGLAMAAAAGVGPTTRWPFFVFLAGAMFCLMSSCACHLLSCHSHRLNLFLIRLDYTGIAVMIVVSFFPPIYYIFQCEPRWQVAYLSAISLAGAATVYALMSPRLSDAKYRAHRALLFVGMGLSGVVPAVHAAAVNWHEPRRNVTLAYEGAMAASYLVGTAFYLTRVPERWRPGMFDLCGQSHQIFHLLVIAGALAHYGAAIVFLRVRDEMGCPAN